From a region of the Molothrus ater isolate BHLD 08-10-18 breed brown headed cowbird chromosome 15, BPBGC_Mater_1.1, whole genome shotgun sequence genome:
- the LOC118692307 gene encoding pancreatic secretory trypsin inhibitor-like — MKVAGVFLLLSLALFFYQGNAEMDAAAFRGTEPSCENFNLGRGCTREFDPICGTDNLLYSNECLLCLHNLQRNDHVRIRNRGMCQIPRNNLA; from the exons ATGAAGGTAGCTGGTgttttcctgctcctctccctggctCTCTTCTTCTACCAAG GAAATGCTGAGATGGatgcagctgctttcagaggaaCGGAG cCATCTTGTGAGAATTTCAACCTGGGAAGAGGGTGTACAAGGGAGTTTGACCCCATCTGTGGCACGGATAACCTCCTGTACAGCAACGAGTGCCTGCTGTGCCTTCACAACCT GCAAAGGAACGACCACGTGCGCATCAGGAACAGAGGAATGTGCCAAATTCCCCGCAATAACTTGGCTTAA